Proteins encoded by one window of Anaerosporomusa subterranea:
- a CDS encoding DUF3298 and DUF4163 domain-containing protein: MKTLSLRLFLQVLLILLCFFPSDPVLADPREFADITQQTIRDGIIDIEYPVVKGLDNSVATEKINSLLSDHVARFRAGMAEDPYVKQAVGRYVIHQNADGILSLTITQYHYSGGAHGMSTMQGYTFDLATGYLYQFTDLIPPWERDRINRTIKQQIADKKTPLLQPFTEIKREPDFYLMPDRKIVIFYQLYELAPYAWGFVRFPIEY, encoded by the coding sequence ATGAAGACGTTATCATTACGACTTTTCCTTCAAGTACTTCTCATCCTCCTCTGCTTTTTTCCTAGCGATCCTGTACTGGCGGATCCCCGGGAGTTTGCTGATATTACTCAACAAACAATTCGCGACGGGATCATCGATATCGAGTACCCTGTTGTAAAGGGTCTGGATAATTCGGTTGCTACAGAAAAAATCAATTCCCTGTTGAGCGATCATGTGGCTCGCTTTCGCGCAGGCATGGCAGAAGACCCCTATGTGAAGCAGGCTGTAGGCCGCTATGTCATCCATCAAAACGCTGATGGCATACTCAGCCTGACGATCACTCAATATCATTACTCTGGCGGCGCGCATGGCATGTCAACTATGCAAGGCTATACCTTTGATTTAGCGACTGGCTACTTGTACCAGTTTACCGACTTAATTCCTCCCTGGGAGCGTGACCGGATCAATCGTACGATCAAGCAGCAAATTGCTGATAAGAAAACACCCTTACTCCAGCCTTTCACAGAAATAAAAAGGGAACCGGATTTTTATCTGATGCCTGATCGGAAAATAGTCATTTTCTATCAACTGTACGAACTGGCGCCATATGCGTGGGGATTTGTCCGCTTTCCCATTGAATATTAA
- a CDS encoding cysteine hydrolase family protein codes for MKSLPIRTSILLVLLMFLTTTGFSAEPTKTVIDEWSSITAPPPPELKVITVNPQTTALLILDIQTRMVEQRPRCAESVPKIKDMLDRARAKNMLVAYSLTSAAVPADIAAAVAPLPNELIVKSSVDKFYNTDLDFTLKARDIKTVIIVGTVAHGAVLNTATGASVRGYQVIVPVDGMSADTLYPEQYTAWHLMNSPGTRNRTMLTKIDMITIE; via the coding sequence ATGAAATCGCTACCGATTCGGACAAGCATCCTTCTGGTTCTCTTAATGTTCCTGACCACCACAGGCTTTTCTGCCGAGCCAACAAAAACCGTTATTGATGAATGGTCTTCTATTACGGCCCCACCGCCGCCTGAGCTCAAAGTCATCACTGTCAATCCGCAGACAACAGCCTTGCTAATCCTTGACATCCAAACCCGTATGGTCGAACAGCGGCCGCGCTGCGCCGAATCAGTGCCAAAAATCAAAGACATGCTGGATCGGGCGAGAGCCAAAAACATGCTAGTGGCTTACAGTTTGACCTCGGCTGCCGTGCCAGCCGACATTGCCGCCGCTGTCGCGCCTCTGCCGAACGAGCTGATAGTTAAGTCCAGCGTGGATAAATTTTATAATACAGACCTTGACTTTACCTTAAAAGCCAGAGACATAAAAACTGTCATCATCGTTGGCACTGTCGCTCACGGCGCTGTGCTCAATACAGCGACTGGCGCGTCTGTGCGCGGTTATCAAGTGATTGTCCCGGTTGATGGCATGTCGGCTGATACTCTCTATCCAGAGCAGTATACAGCGTGGCATCTCATGAACAGCCCAGGAACAAGAAATCGGACTATGCTGACGAAAATTGACATGATAACGATCGAGTAA
- a CDS encoding fumarylacetoacetate hydrolase family protein — MHLLSYEAAGQQRVGILTADKQSVIPLIMAEQRYFGTTGVGLTMLDVIQQGEPALQRIRTIIEKAKTDTDCPSIPLSSVKISAPIERPPKNIFCIGKNYTEHALEFDKTKDANIAVPKHPVVFTKAATAIIGHQDVIHSHSDVTSELDYEVELAVIIGKQGYKISAEDAMDYIFGYTIINDITARDLQKKHLQWFLGKSLDTFAPMGPYLVHKSALPHPDCLSIRSKVNGEIRQDANTKDLVFSIPTLIATISAGITLEPGDIIATGTPAGVGAGFNPPKFLQPGDELELEIEGIGILKNRVE, encoded by the coding sequence ATGCATTTGCTTTCATATGAAGCTGCAGGCCAGCAGCGAGTGGGAATTCTGACTGCAGATAAACAGTCGGTCATTCCACTGATTATGGCTGAACAGCGTTATTTCGGGACAACTGGAGTGGGCTTGACTATGCTGGATGTGATTCAGCAAGGCGAACCAGCCCTGCAACGCATCCGCACCATTATCGAAAAGGCCAAAACAGATACCGATTGCCCAAGTATTCCATTGTCCTCTGTTAAAATAAGCGCTCCCATTGAACGTCCGCCGAAAAACATTTTTTGTATCGGCAAAAACTATACAGAACACGCACTAGAGTTTGATAAAACGAAAGATGCTAATATTGCTGTACCGAAACATCCGGTTGTATTCACCAAGGCTGCAACAGCGATCATCGGGCACCAGGATGTCATTCACTCGCACAGTGATGTGACCAGTGAACTGGACTATGAGGTTGAGCTTGCGGTCATAATTGGCAAGCAGGGGTATAAAATTTCTGCCGAAGATGCGATGGATTATATATTTGGCTATACCATCATTAATGACATTACTGCCCGCGATTTGCAAAAGAAACACCTGCAATGGTTCCTAGGCAAAAGTCTCGATACTTTCGCGCCGATGGGGCCGTACCTTGTGCATAAGAGCGCATTACCGCATCCTGACTGTTTGTCAATTCGCTCTAAGGTGAATGGTGAAATCCGGCAAGATGCTAACACAAAGGATCTGGTTTTTTCGATTCCGACTCTGATCGCGACCATTTCTGCAGGCATTACTCTTGAACCAGGCGATATCATTGCGACTGGCACTCCAGCTGGTGTTGGTGCAGGCTTTAACCCGCCGAAGTTCCTGCAGCCTGGGGATGAGCTGGAGTTGGAGATCGAAGGGATCGGCATATTGAAAAACCGGGTAGAATGA
- a CDS encoding ABC-F family ATP-binding cassette domain-containing protein, giving the protein MSVLTVDHVTHGFGARQILEDASFRLLKGEHVGLIGANGEGKSTFLNIITGQLAPDEGKIEWSNRVTVGYLDQHSALAKGRTIRDILREAFQQMFDWEAEMLAIYDKMGDASPDQLDRMMEDVGELQDLLEHSGFYMLDAKIEEVANGLGLGDIGLDRDVSDLSGGQRTKVLLTKLLLKNPTILILDEPTNYLDFEHIEWLKRYLKNYENAFILVSHDLPFLDEVVNVIYHVENATLTRYTGNYEQFQQMYAMKKSQENRAYERQQQEVDRLEDFIARNKARVATRGMANSRQKRLEKMEMIEKPREKPKPTFGFREARTPGRFIVEASGLVLGYDEPLTTPVDFSLERGQKVAIRGVNGLGKSTLLKTILGIIPPIAGKVELGDYLFPGYFEQESSRNNSRTAIEEVWEEYPGMTNFEVRSALARCGLTNEHITSQMMVLSGGENAKVRLCKLMQKDINWLVLDEPTNHLDFEAKEELKRALKEFKGTVLLVSHEPDFYEDWVTAVWNVEDWTTKIV; this is encoded by the coding sequence ATGAGCGTATTAACTGTAGATCATGTAACTCACGGTTTTGGCGCCCGCCAGATATTGGAGGACGCTTCTTTTCGTTTGCTTAAAGGTGAACACGTAGGCTTGATCGGAGCAAATGGTGAAGGAAAATCGACGTTTTTAAACATAATTACCGGTCAATTGGCGCCTGATGAGGGGAAGATTGAATGGTCGAACCGGGTGACGGTAGGCTATTTGGACCAGCATTCCGCTCTTGCCAAAGGCAGAACCATTCGCGATATTCTGCGTGAGGCGTTTCAACAGATGTTCGATTGGGAAGCGGAGATGCTAGCAATCTATGATAAAATGGGAGATGCTTCGCCAGACCAATTAGATCGCATGATGGAAGATGTCGGCGAATTGCAGGACCTTTTAGAACATAGCGGCTTCTACATGCTTGACGCTAAAATAGAAGAAGTCGCCAACGGTCTAGGCTTAGGCGATATTGGGCTGGATCGCGATGTGTCTGATCTGAGCGGCGGTCAGCGGACTAAAGTTCTGCTAACAAAACTGTTATTGAAGAATCCAACTATTCTTATTCTAGACGAGCCGACCAACTATCTCGACTTTGAGCATATCGAATGGCTAAAACGGTATTTGAAGAACTACGAGAATGCCTTTATTCTCGTGTCTCATGACCTGCCATTTCTTGATGAAGTGGTTAATGTTATTTATCATGTGGAAAATGCGACACTTACTCGCTATACAGGCAACTATGAACAGTTTCAGCAGATGTATGCCATGAAGAAGAGCCAGGAGAATCGCGCCTATGAGCGTCAACAGCAGGAAGTTGACCGTCTGGAGGATTTCATTGCTCGAAACAAGGCCCGGGTTGCCACTCGCGGTATGGCTAACAGCCGCCAGAAGCGACTCGAAAAAATGGAAATGATCGAAAAACCGCGAGAAAAGCCGAAGCCGACGTTTGGTTTTCGGGAAGCGAGAACACCAGGCCGCTTTATTGTTGAAGCGTCAGGATTAGTGCTTGGCTATGATGAACCACTGACTACACCGGTGGATTTTTCCCTCGAACGCGGACAGAAGGTCGCCATTCGCGGTGTTAACGGTTTAGGCAAGTCTACTTTGCTGAAAACAATTTTAGGCATCATTCCGCCAATCGCTGGCAAAGTGGAATTAGGCGATTACCTTTTCCCCGGCTACTTTGAGCAGGAATCGTCCCGTAACAACAGCAGAACTGCTATCGAAGAAGTCTGGGAAGAATACCCAGGCATGACCAATTTCGAGGTGCGATCTGCACTGGCCCGTTGCGGTCTGACGAATGAGCACATCACTAGTCAAATGATGGTGCTCTCAGGCGGCGAAAACGCCAAAGTGCGTCTTTGCAAACTGATGCAAAAGGATATCAACTGGCTGGTGCTCGACGAGCCGACCAACCATTTGGACTTTGAGGCGAAAGAAGAATTGAAGCGAGCCTTGAAGGAATTCAAGGGGACAGTCTTGCTGGTCTCCCATGAACCGGATTTCTACGAGGATTGGGTCACGGCGGTTTGGAATGTCGAAGACTGGACAACGAAAATTGTATAG